In Amblyraja radiata isolate CabotCenter1 chromosome 38, sAmbRad1.1.pri, whole genome shotgun sequence, a genomic segment contains:
- the LOC116966831 gene encoding zinc finger protein 551-like, which translates to MAGNNKKKRYECDVCGKSWQYPSELQSHQRVHTGEKPYSCSTCGKSFAQSSGLRVHRRVHSSERPFPCSDCGKGFKSSSDLKLHRRLHTGERPYTCSDCGKGFTCSNSLLEHRHTHTGERPFTCAQCGKSYTRSSRLLQHQQVHTGDRPFGCSTCGKRFFNLRRLGQHQWVHSGELPFSCSDCAKDFKTAQELEIHRRVHTGEKPYGCSTCGKSFARLSGLRVHRRVHSSERPFTCSDCGKSFKSSPELKAHRRLHTEERPYTCSDCGKGFTRSTHLLTHQQVHSGERPFGCSDCGKDFKGAQELKIHRRVHTGEKPYCCPTCGKSFARFTGLSEHRRVHSTSSRPRN; encoded by the coding sequence atggcgGGGAACAACAagaagaagcgttatgagtgcgacgtgtgtggcaagtccTGGCAATACCCGAGCGAACTccagtcccaccagcgggtgcacacgggcgagaagccctatagctgctccacctgcggcaaaagCTTTGCCCAGTCATCAGGGCTGCgggtgcaccggcgggtgcacagcagtgagcgtcccttcccctgctccgattgcggcaaaggcttcaagtcatcATCGGACCTGAAactgcacaggcgcctgcacaccggggagcggccctacacctgcagcgactgcggcaagggcttcacctgctccaacagcctgctggagcaccggcacactcacaccggcgagcgccccttcacctgcgcccaatgTGGCAAGAGCTACACCCGCTCCTCCAGGCTGCTGCAGCACCAGCAGGTGCACACCGGCGACCGGCCctttggctgctccacctgcggcaagagattTTTCAATTTGAGGAGACTGGGGCAGCACCAGTGGGTACACAGCGGAGAGCTGCCCTTCAGCTGTTCCGACTGCGCCAAGGACTTCAAGACGGCGCaagagctggagatccaccggcgggtgcacacgggcgagaagccctatggctgctccacctgtggcaagagctttgcccggttgtcggggctgcgggttCACcgccgggtgcacagcagtgagcggcccttcacctgctccgactgtggcaaaaGCTTCAAGTCGTCGCCGGAACTGAAGgcacacaggcgcctgcacaccgagGAACGGCCCTACACCtgtagcgactgcggcaagggcttcacccggtccACCCATCTGCTGACTCACCAGCAGGTGCACTCTGGCGAGAGGCCCTTCGGctgctctgactgcggcaagGATTTCAAGGGGGCGCAAGAGCtgaagatccaccggcgggtgcacacgggcgagaagccctattgctgccccacctgtggcaagagctttgcccggttCACGGGGCTATc